The genomic interval GCGCCCAAGCCGTATGCGGCCGGGTCGTGGGGGCCGATGAGCTCCATCGCACTGATCACGCGGGACGGGAGGTCGTGGTATGGCGATATCTGATGTGAAACTGCCGGCGGGCGTCAGCGCCCATGCCTTCAAGAGCCCGGTGCTGCTGGCCGAAGGCCTGGCGCTGAGCGTGGCCAGGCAACTGAGCGATGCCGTCGCCGCCCGTGGCCACGCGGTGCTGGTGGTGTCCGGCGGGCGCAGCCCGGTGGCGTTCTTCCAGCACCTGGCCAAGCAGGAACTGGACTGGGCGAACGTGACCGTGACCCTGGCCGACGAGCGCTGGGTGCCGGTGGAACACGCCGACAGCAACGCCGGCCTGCTCAAGCAGTACCTGCTCAAGGGGCCGGCGGCCAAGGCGCAGTTCCTGAGCCTCTACAGCGCTGCCGCCAGCGTCGAGCAGGCGGCCGAACAGGCCGACCGCCTGCTCGGCGAGCTGCCGGCCATCGATGTGCTGGTGCTGGGCATGGGCGACGACGGGCACACCGCCTCGCTGTTCCCCGACAGCCCGAACCTTGCCCAAGCCTTGCAGGCCGACGGCACCCGCCGTTGCTGGCCGATGCTGGCGCCGAGCGTGCCGCGTCAGCGCCTGACCATGAGCCGTGCGCTGCTGGCTTCGGCCAGGCACAAGATTCTGTCGATTTCCGGCCAGTCGAAACTGGCCACCCTGAACGCCGCAGTGGCCGGCGACGATGTCGCCGCCATGCCGGTCCGCGCGTTTCTGCAACCCACGTTAGAGATCTACTGGTGCCCATGAGCCAAGGAACAGCCGCTATGACAAACCCATCCCCGACCGTTTCCATGGCGGACAAAGTTGCCCTGATCGACAGCCTCTGCGCCAAGGCGCGGATCCTGCCGGTGATCACCATCGCCCGCGAACAGGACGTGCTGCCGCTGGCCGACGCCCTGGCCGCCGGCGGCCTGACGGCGCTGGAAGTGACCCTGCGTTCGCAGTTCGGCCTCAAGGCGATCCAGATCCTGCGCGAACAGCGCCCTGAGCTGGTGACCGGTGCCGGCACCGTGCTCGACCGGCACATGCTGGCCGCCGCCGAAGCCGCCGGTTCGCAGTTCATCGTCACGCCGGGCATCACCCGCGACCTGCTCGAAGCCAGCGTCGCCAGCCCGGTGCCGCTGCTGCCGGGCATCAGCAACGCCTCCGGCATCATGGAAGGCTATGGCCTGGGCTACCGCCGCTTCAAGCTGTTCCCGGCCGAAGTCAGCGGTGGCGTGGCGGCGATCAAGGCCCTTGGCGGCCCGTTCGGCGAAGTGAAATTCTGCCCGACCGGCGGCGTGGGGCCGGCCAACATCAAGAGCTACATGGCGCTGAAGAACGTCATGTGCGTGGGCGGCAGCTGGATGCTTGATCCGGAGTGGGTCAAG from Pseudomonas ekonensis carries:
- the pgl gene encoding 6-phosphogluconolactonase gives rise to the protein MAISDVKLPAGVSAHAFKSPVLLAEGLALSVARQLSDAVAARGHAVLVVSGGRSPVAFFQHLAKQELDWANVTVTLADERWVPVEHADSNAGLLKQYLLKGPAAKAQFLSLYSAAASVEQAAEQADRLLGELPAIDVLVLGMGDDGHTASLFPDSPNLAQALQADGTRRCWPMLAPSVPRQRLTMSRALLASARHKILSISGQSKLATLNAAVAGDDVAAMPVRAFLQPTLEIYWCP
- a CDS encoding bifunctional 4-hydroxy-2-oxoglutarate aldolase/2-dehydro-3-deoxy-phosphogluconate aldolase, giving the protein MTNPSPTVSMADKVALIDSLCAKARILPVITIAREQDVLPLADALAAGGLTALEVTLRSQFGLKAIQILREQRPELVTGAGTVLDRHMLAAAEAAGSQFIVTPGITRDLLEASVASPVPLLPGISNASGIMEGYGLGYRRFKLFPAEVSGGVAAIKALGGPFGEVKFCPTGGVGPANIKSYMALKNVMCVGGSWMLDPEWVKNGDWARIQECTAEALALLD